The Parafrankia discariae region GATCTACCTCTACGCCGACAAGGGCTACGTCGGCGGCGAGAGCGATCTGCTCCTCGTGCCCCGTAAGAAGCCCGCGAACGGCGAACTTTCCGACGGCCTCAAGGAGAGCAACCGCGTCCTCGCGGCCACCCGCGCACCCGGCGAACGCGGCTTCGCGGTCCTGAAGAACTGGCGCGTGCTCAGCCGTTTCCGCGGCTGCCCACGCCGGGTCGGCGAGTTCACCCAGGCCGTCTTCGTCCTGGAACAGGAGGGAATCTAGAAAAACAAACTTTGAAAATGCTCACTGATGTGTCCATAGCGCCTGGAAACGAGTCCGGAGGGGACGATGAACACCACGCCACCCGGTGCGCCCGGGGGATCGGTGCCGGCGTGGGACGCGGTGTTCACGCCGCTCACCCCACAGGACCCTCGGCAGATCAGCGGATATCTGCTCCGGGCACGGATCGGTGAGGGCGGAATGGGCGCGGTGTACCTGTCGTACACGCCCGGTGGCCGCCCGGTGGCGCTCAAGATCGCCCGGCCGGAGTTCGCCGCGGATCCGGAGTTCCGCCGCCGCTTCGCGACGGAGGTGACGATCGCCCAACGGGTGCAGGGCCTCTACACCGCACCGGTCATCGACTGCGACCCGAACGCCCCGCGCCCGTGGCTGGCGACCGCCTACGTCGCCGCACCCTCGCTCGCCGCCGCCGTCGCACGCCAGGGCCCGCTGCCGCTGGAGACCGTTCTGGTACTGATCGCCGGGGTCGCGGAGGCGCTGCAGTCCATCCACGCGGCCGGTGTGATCCACCGGGATCTCAAGCCGGGGAACGTCATCCTCGCCGCCGACGGACCCCGGGTCATCGACTTCGGCATCTCCCGGGCGGTCGAGGCCTCCTCGGGGGCGATCACCCAGACCGGAGCACGAGTCGGAACGCCCGCGTTCATGGCACCGGAACAGGTGCAGGGAAAGACCCTCGCGGCTCCCGGCGACGTGTTCGCCCTGGGTTCCACCGCCTACTACGCGGTCACCGGTGAGCTGCCGTTCGGCGGGGATGCCGCGGTCTTCCACCGCATCGAGCACAGACCCCCTGACTGGGACCGCTGCCCGGAGCAGGTCCGCGCGGTGCTCGAGCCGTGCGTGGAGAAGGACCCGGCGGCCCGGCCGACCCCCGCCGCGCTGATCGAGCTCTGCCGCGAGGCCTCGACCGACGAACGGCTCCGCATCGGCGAGGGCTGGCTCCCGCCGACCGTGGTCGCGGACCTCACCCGCTACAGCATCACCCCGCCCGGACCGCCTGCCCCGGCGCCCCCGCCCCAGAACCAGGGGACGACCTGGCCGCCAGCGCCCCCCGCGCCGTCCACACCTGGTCCATGGAGCGCGCCGCCCCTGCCCGGACACCCGGGCAGGGGCGGCGCGGGCCGCGGGCACGTCCCCTGGCTCCTCGGCGGGCTCGCCGCGGCGGCCATCGTCGTGGTGGCCGCGCTGCTGCTGAACCAGGGCGACCAGCCCGCGGATCGGCTCGCGGGCACCGGCTCCACGCAGAATCCGCCGACCGGCACCAACGACCCCGTCGTCGACCAGACCACGACCGAGTCCACCGCTGACATCACGCCATCGGGTCGTTCCCGGTCGAGTACTTCACCGAGCGCATCCTCCGCGGATAACCCGGTGGTCCCGGACTCGTCGACAGCGCCTGGCGTGCTGGCCCAGGAACAGCTGCGCATGACGGACGCGGCCGACTCGGTCGACGTCGAGCAGCGACCACTCACAGTCGATCCAGGCGGAGGCTACGGGGCCTTCTACATGTACGACGCCCAGGTCAAGTCCTACCAGCGTCTCGCTCTGTGGTCTGGCCCGGGTGAACCGACCGCTGCCAACTGCGAGTTTCTGTTGCGGACCCAGCCGATGTCGCAGCTCGACAACCATGCCGGCCTTCGCTTCTGTGTGGCCGGATCGGGCTCCCACATCGCCTCGGGCAACGTGCTGTCGTACGACAACGGAGTCAGCCAGGTTCGCGTCACGGTCTGGAACGTCAAGTTCGGCGACTGACAGCGGGTCCGCGCCCGGCGGCGCGGTCCTGGTCCCGCTAGCGCTCGCTGTCGAGGGCGGCGAGCTGGGAGTCCTCGTACCGGCCGCCCGCGGCCGCGCCGGCGGGCACCGCCCGGTCGATGTCGGCCAGGTCCTGCGCGGAGAGGGCGGCGGCCGCCGCGGCCAGCGCGTCGTCGACGCGGCCGCGCCGGCGCATCCCCACCAGCGGGATGACGTCCGGGCCGGCGGCGGCGACCCAGGCGATGGCGAGCTGGGCGACGGAGATCCCGTGGCGCTCGGCGACGGGCCGCAGCCGTTCGACGAGTCCCAGGTTGTGGTCGAGGTTCGCGCCCTGGAAGCGGGGGCTGTGCGCCCGGAAGTCACCGGGGTGCCCGGACGGGCCGGTGCCGGCGATCAGCCCGCGGGA contains the following coding sequences:
- a CDS encoding transposase family protein, which produces IYLYADKGYVGGESDLLLVPRKKPANGELSDGLKESNRVLAATRAPGERGFAVLKNWRVLSRFRGCPRRVGEFTQAVFVLEQEGI
- a CDS encoding serine/threonine-protein kinase; this encodes MNTTPPGAPGGSVPAWDAVFTPLTPQDPRQISGYLLRARIGEGGMGAVYLSYTPGGRPVALKIARPEFAADPEFRRRFATEVTIAQRVQGLYTAPVIDCDPNAPRPWLATAYVAAPSLAAAVARQGPLPLETVLVLIAGVAEALQSIHAAGVIHRDLKPGNVILAADGPRVIDFGISRAVEASSGAITQTGARVGTPAFMAPEQVQGKTLAAPGDVFALGSTAYYAVTGELPFGGDAAVFHRIEHRPPDWDRCPEQVRAVLEPCVEKDPAARPTPAALIELCREASTDERLRIGEGWLPPTVVADLTRYSITPPGPPAPAPPPQNQGTTWPPAPPAPSTPGPWSAPPLPGHPGRGGAGRGHVPWLLGGLAAAAIVVVAALLLNQGDQPADRLAGTGSTQNPPTGTNDPVVDQTTTESTADITPSGRSRSSTSPSASSADNPVVPDSSTAPGVLAQEQLRMTDAADSVDVEQRPLTVDPGGGYGAFYMYDAQVKSYQRLALWSGPGEPTAANCEFLLRTQPMSQLDNHAGLRFCVAGSGSHIASGNVLSYDNGVSQVRVTVWNVKFGD